A stretch of Salvelinus alpinus chromosome 4, SLU_Salpinus.1, whole genome shotgun sequence DNA encodes these proteins:
- the LOC139573184 gene encoding epithelial splicing regulatory protein 1-like isoform X4: protein MTAQVDYLVVLFATTSGACGDLLGSDETELEQLVWQLVDLKNKKLGKVNEVLIRPEHSDLTEDCLGEREDSEESVSTVTGLEHALNQFHLRLTNEVNSLGAGTSVCVCTDGQLHIRQVLHPEAAGKNLALPECFNSFFDLKKEFRKHFPSADTKSLEVQYMAESLSVTVEPVAILEPPAVLDPTAVLDPTAMLSPVTAALQVQTMANIVLALLLEPLCHTFSNPERVTEKFESGTCSKMERVCDNTVIRARGLPWQSSDQDIARFFRGLNIAKGGAALCLNAQGRRNGEAMVRFISEEHRDMALQRHKHHMGNRYIEVYKATGEDFLKIAGGTSSEVALFLSREDQVIVRMRGLPFTATPDQVLAFFSQGEGPKEACPVSGDKDGILFVRFPDGRPTGDAFVLFASEEHAQCALRKHKDILGKRYIELFKSTAAEVQQVLNRYSSAPLIPVAPAPLLSMLPSVSLLPSPGGVRDCLRLRGLPYTATIEDILAFLGEYTHDIRPHGVHMVVNQQGRPSGDCFIQMRSAERAFSASQRVHKQVMSGPGQAGKRGVNSRYVEVFPCSAEEMGLVLMGGSLSHTHIHTHTRTRNGTGLSPPPCLSPPSYSFPPVPSILPAEAAGLFPPIGQVLLSPRPLGPGHAYYPASTQLYMNYTAYYPSPPGSPNTIGYYPSPTPLPSPGGVVRMHGLAYKELLNTIQGYQYATEDGLVHAHANMHDHDPSRTLLTQPKEWLCI, encoded by the exons ATGACGGCTCAGGTAGActacctggtggtgttgttcgCCACCACATCTGGCGCTTGCGGAGACCTCTTGGGTTCGGACGAGACAGAGCTCGAGCAGTTGGTGTGGCAGCTCGTGGACTTGAAGAACAAAAAG TTGGGAAAGGTGAATGAGGTGTTAATACGGCCTGAGCACTCGGACCTTACAGAAGATtgtctgggggagagagaggacagcgaGGAGTCTGTCTCTACAGTCACAGGCTTGGAGCACGCGCTAAACCAG TTCCATCTGAGATTGACCAATGAGGTGAACAGCTTGGGCGCAGGcacgtcagtgtgtgtgtgtacggacgGGCAGCTCCACATTCGCCAGGTTCTCCACCCCGAAGCTGCGGGCAAG AACCTGGCACTGCCAGAATGTTTCAACTCCTTTTTTGACCTGAAGAAAGAGTTCAGGAAGCACTTCCCCTCTGCAGACACCAAGAGCCTGGAGGTGCAGTACATGGCAGAAT CTCTCAGTGTAACTGTGGAGCCAGTAGCCATATTGGAGCCGCCGGCCGTACTGGATCCAACGGCTGTGTTGGATCCGACGGCCATGTTGTCACCGGTCACAGCAGCACTGCAGGTCCAGACCATGGCCAACATCGTCCTAGCCCTGCTATTGGAACCCTTAT GTCACACATTCTCAAACCCAGAGAGAGTCACTGAGAAGTTTGAAAGCGGCACTTG cAGTAAGATGGAGCGTGTGTGTGACAACACAGTGATCAGAGCAAGGGGGTTGCCGTGGCAGTCATCTGACCAGGACATCGCTCGCTTCTTCAGAGGACTCAACATTGCCAA AGGTGGTGCTGCGTTGTGTCTGAACGCCCAGGGTCGGAGGAACGGAGAGGCTATGGTCCgcttcatcagtgaagagcacagaGACATGGCCCTGCAGAGACACAAACACCACATGGGCAACAGATACATAGAG GTGTACAAGGCAACAGGAGAGGACTTCCTTAAGATAGCAGGCGGTACCTCCAGTGAGGTGGCGTTGTTTCTGTCTCGTGAGGACCAGGTGATTGTCAGGATGAGAGGTCTTCCCTTCACCGCCACACCTGACCAGGTGCTGGCCTTCTTCTCCCAGGGGGAGGGGCCTAAAGAGGCGTGTCCTGTCAGTGGTGACAAGGATGGCATCCTATTTGTGCGTTTCCCTGATGGAAGGCCGACAGGCGATGCCTTTGTCCTATTCGCCAGTGAAGAGCATGCTCAGTGCGCTCTCAGGAAGCACAAAGACATCCTGGGAAAGAGATACATTGAGCTGTTCAAGAGCACCGCCGCTGAGGTGCAACAG gtgttgaACAGGTACTCGTCAGCCCCTCTGATCCCCGTGGCTCCAGCCCCCCTGTTGTCAATGTtgccctctgtgtctctgttgccCTCTCCTGGTGGCGTGAGGGACTGCCTCAGGCTGAGGGGGCTGCCCTACACCGCCACCATAGAGGACATACTGGCCTTCCTAGGAGAATACACACACGACATCAGACCACACGGAGTACACATGGTGGTCAACCAACAG GGTCGTCCGTCAGGGGACTGTTTCATCCAGATGCGTTCAGCGGAGCGGgctttctctgcctcccagcGGGTCCACAAGCAGGTGATGTCTGGTCCGGGCCAGGCTGGCAAGCGAGGGGTTAACAGCCGCTATGTGGAGGTGTTCCCCTGTAGCGCTGAAGAGATGGGTCTGGTGTTGATGGGAggctccctctcacacacacacattcacacacacacccggACCAGGAATGGGACAGGGCTCAGCCCGCCGCCAT gtctgtctcctccctcctactCCTTCCCACCCGTCCCTTCCATCCTGCCAGCTGAGGCTGCCGGCCTCTTCCCTCCCATTGGGCAGGTGCTGCTGAGTCCCCGCCCCCTAGGACCTGGACACGCCTACTACCCAGCTAGCACTCAGCTCTACATGAACTACACTGCATACTATCCCAG tcccccagGTTCTCCCAACACTATAGGGTActacccctcccccacccccctgcCCTCCCCTGGGGGAGTGGTCCGTATGCATGGCCTCGCCTATAAAGAACTGCTCAACACCATTCAGGGATACCag TACGCTACTGAGGATGGCCTTGTGCACGCTCATGCTAACATGCACGATCACGATCCCTCCCGGACCCTGCTCACGCAGCCCAAAGAGTGGCTGTGTATTTAA